In a single window of the Gossypium hirsutum isolate 1008001.06 chromosome D02, Gossypium_hirsutum_v2.1, whole genome shotgun sequence genome:
- the LOC107910205 gene encoding 26S proteasome regulatory subunit S10B homolog B, with translation MSDGEDAVRRHNAIAEYRKKLLQHKEYESRVRAGRENLRAAKKEFNKTEDDLKSLQSVGQIIGEVLRPLDNERLIVKASSGPRYVVGCRSKVDKEKLTSGTRVVLDMTTLTIMRALPREVDPVVYNMLHEDPGNVSYSAVGGLSDQIRELRESIELPLMNPELFLRVGIKPPKGVLLYGPPGTGKTLLARAIASNIDANFLKVVSSAIIDKYIGESARLIREMFGYARDHQPCIIFMDEIDAIGGRRFSEGTSADREIQRTLMELLNQLDGFDQLGKVKMIMATNRPDVLDPALLRPGRLDRKIEIPLPNEQSRMEILKIHAAGIAKHGEIDYEAVVKLAEGFNGADLRNVCTEAGMSAIRAERDYVIHEDFMKAVRKLNEAKKLESSAHYSTDFGKE, from the exons ATGAGCGACGGAGAAGACGCTGTACGGCGCCATAATGCGATTGCGGAGTACCGAAAGAAACTCCTTCAACACAAGGAGTACGAGTCCAGGGTTCGGGCAG GTAGGGAGAATCTGAGAGCTGCTAAGAAGGAGTTTAACAAAACAGAAGACGATTTGAAGTCTCTTCAGAGTGTTGGACAGATCATTGGAGAAGTTCTCAGGCCTCTTGACAATGAACGCC TGATTGTTAAAGCAAGCAGTGGCCCTCGCTATGTGGTTGGTTGCCGCAGCAAAGTTGACAAGGAGAAACTGACTTCTGGAACTAGAGTGGTCCTTGACATGACAACACTTACAATCATGCGGGCTCTTCCACGTGAA GTTGATCCAGTTGTTTACAACATGCTACATGAAGATCCCGGTAATGTTAGCTATTCCGCTGTTGGTGGTTTATCTGATCAAATTCGAGAACTTAGGGAATCAATTGAGCTCCCTCTAATGAACCCCGAGCTTTTCCTTAGAGTTGGGATTAAACCTCCCAAG GGTGTCCTCCTTTATGGACCTCCTGGTACTGGCAAGACATTGTTAGCCAGAGCAATAGCAAGCAATATTGATGCTAACTTTTTAAAG GTCGTTTCAAGTGCAATAATTGACAAATACATTGGAGAAAGTGCGAGGCTGATAAGAGAAATGTTTGGATATGCTCGTGATCACCAA CCTTGCATCATCTTTATGGATGAGATTGATGCCATCGGTGGACGCCGTTTTAGTGAAGGAACAAGCGCTGACCGTGAAATACAGAGAACGCTGATGGAGTTACTTAATCAGCTTGATGGATTTGATCAGCTTGGAAAG GTTAAAATGATCATGGCTACAAACCGACCTGATGTACTTGACCCTGCACTTCTTCGTCCTGGGCGGCTAGATAGAAAAATAGAAATTCCATTGCCGAATGAACAATCGAGAATGGAAATCCTCAAGATCCATGCTGCTGGCATTGCTAAGCATGGTGAAATTGACTATGAGGCTGTTGTTAAACTTGCTGAG ggttttaacgGTGCTGATCTACGAAATGTTTGCACGGAGGCTGGAATGTCAGCGATTCGTGCAGAACGTGATTATGTAATCCATGAAGATTTCATGAAG GCAGTAAGAAAATTGAACGAAGCCAAGAAACTGGAATCTAGTGCACACTACAGTACTGATTTTGGGAAAGAGTAG